Sequence from the Bremerella volcania genome:
GTCAACAAGCACCTGGTTTTGACCAAGGCCCTTCCGCCGGACGATCTTGCTGCCTGGAGGCCGACCTTCGTGCACGAGTCGAGGACGTTCGACATGCTCAGCGCGATATCATGGGGAAGCGCCGATGGGCGATCGGTATGGGTCAGCCGCTATGCCGACGGCAGCACCTATTGGGCGATCAAGGACGACTCGTCGTCCGAGATGATGGAAGAGTGGAAGCTCAACAGCGACGGCGAAGTCTTGCACGACACGCGTAACTCGTTTGAATTCCGCCTGGAAACACGCCCCTGGTTTCAAACGCCGCGCGACGCGAAGCGGCCTTCCTGGAGCGATCCGTACGTGTGGGTCGGCGGCGGCAGCGGCTCCGAAACGACGCTGGGCATCTCTTACGGGATTCCCGTCTATCATGCCGATCGCACGCTGCTGGGGATCGTCGATGCCGATTATTCGCTGAACGATCTTTCCAGCTACCTCGGCAAGCTGAAGATCGGCAAGACCGGCATGGCGTTCATCTTTTCGTCGGATGGCAAACTGCTGGCCACTTCCGATAGGACGGAAATGGTTTCCAGCATAGGCAGCCAACTGCCGACGACCGGGTCGGATAATCCGAAGATCACGGCCGTTGCTCGATACTTGAAGTCCCATCGTTTAAACGGGGAGACGCGTTCCCTCATTAAAAGCGATGGCGAAAGCTATTACTTGCAACAGTCGCCGGTCGGCCACGAAGTCGGGCTCGATTGGCAACTGCTGACCATCGTGCCGGAGCAAGACTTTGTGGGGGACATCGAAGCCGAGTTTGCCCGCAGCTGGATGACCAGCCTGGTAGCGGTTTTGTTGGCGGTCGGGCTGGGGCTGTTCGCCGCGCATTGGCTCGTCCAGCCGCTGACCAGTATCGGGGAATCGGTCCGGCGGATCGGCCAAGGCGATTTGGAGACGCGGCTCGACGTTCAGCATGCCCCGGAGTACATGCACCTGGCCGCCGAGATCAACAAGATGGCCGAGGGGCTGCAAGACCGCCTGCGCATGCAGAAGTCCCTTTCGCTGGCCATGGAAGTGCAGCGGAATCTGCTCCCTTCCGAGTCGCCCCAGATTCAGGGGCTCGACATCGCCGGCCACAGCACTTACTGCGACGAGACCGGCGGCGACTATTACGACTTTCTCGACGTCGGCGGCACCGACGAAGATACGGCCGTGCTGGTCATCGGCGACGTGATGGGACATGGCGTGGCGGCGGCGCTGTTGATGGCGACTGCCCGCGGCATCTTGCGCAGCCGCTGTGCGGTGCCAGGCTCGCTGGCCGATTTCCTGAATCACTTGAATGATATGCTGGTGGTCGATACCAACGGCGAGCGTTTCATGACGATGCTGCTGATCACCCTTTCCGCCCAAAAGGACACCATCCGCTGGGCATCGGCCGGCCACGGGCCACCGATCGTGTATTCACCCCAAACAGACACGTTCCCGGTACTCGACGGCGGCGGACTGCCGCTGGGGCTGATGGAAGGGGAAAAGTATGCCGAGTACTGGCAGCCCAACATCCACCCCGGCACCGTCATCCTGGCCACGACCGACGGCCTGGAAGAAACGATGAACGAAGCCGGCGAGCAGTTCGGCAAACAGCGGCTGGAAGAACTGGTCCGCGCCAACGCGGATAAGACCGCCGAAGAAATCAGCCAAATCATCCGCCAGGCATTGGTCGGTTATCGTGGTGCTGGCTCGCAGGATGATGATCTGACGTTCGTTGTGGCGAAGGTTATGTAGGGTTGTCCGGCGCAGCCGAAGCCCCAAAAAGGCGGCAGGTAATAGCCAGGGGTGCAAGCCCCTGGAACTAGGGTATTGGAAAGATGCGTTTGGGGTGTCTATCGAAAGACATAAGTGACCCCCGTCCGGCTCTGCAGAAAACTCAAGCCCACCAGAGAATCATAACATTGTGGGTCAGCACCATCAGCTGTAATTCTTTGTGACGGGCATGATCCGTTTTGCCTCGGACGAAGTTGCCTTGGCGGCGTTTGATCATGCTCATCACGGTTTCGACTTGGCTTCGTTGGCGGTACGTGTTGGCATCGAAGCGGAGTTGCATCAGTCTGCGATATCGGCCGCTGGCTGGCTTGTCGGTTGGGCGACCGTGCTTGGCCGGTATGATGGTTCGCAAGCGAAACTTGTCGCGTGCGAACTGGTGATTCGGTTCGCTGTCGTAGCCAGCGTCGGCCAAGATGCGATGCAGGCGAACTCGTTTGGATGCCTGATCAATCAGCCCTTGGAACTCGTCCACATCAGGCCGCGGTCCGTTGCCGACGCGATACGCGAGAATGAAGTGCGTGCGGACATCGCTCACCAGACTGAGCTTGGGGTATCGCTGATAAACGACTGTTTTCCAAGGGCTGTCCTTCGTTTTCCGGCGTCGCACGAAGTAAGCGCTGGCACACGTTGCTTCAAGCCCGGTCGAATCGATCGCCGCATCCGGCACCCGCTTGCGACGCCCCATCTGCATCGCCACCGTCTCGTCTAGCAGCGACTGAACTTCTTCGCAGGCCAGCAATCGTTGGGCTGCTTTCTGCAGCGGCTTGTAGTGGGGAATGTAGTCGAGTTCGATCGCTTCGGTCAGCGATGGACAGTCGAAAAGCTGTTCGGTGATGCCGCGATAATCAAGCCGCTGAAAGTTCTTCAGCACCAGGCAAGCAAACAGTTGATGCTGCGTGAACTTCTTCGGACTGTTCACATGGCGATACGCTGGCAACGCTCGCTCAGCGACGGCCCAAGCGGTAACCAAGACATCCAACGGAGATTTACTCGTAACGCTCATCAAGAGCTGCTACGTTAGAAACTCCGCTAGCGGGTCAAACTATTTCTGTAGTTTTCTACAGAGCCACCCGCGTCCCCTTTTCTTCACCGAAGGTTTGAAATACGCAATAGGTTGGTTAATCGTTTTTAAGAAAAAGTATGGACGTGTGTACTATGCCTCGCTTGAAGCTATTAGACGGATTACTAAAGAATTTAAAAGGTGAAATTCCACCAAATCATAGAACATACCGTCCGGTACATAGAGCCTATGAGCTTCTGAAGTTTCATACGGGCCAGGATTTCGGCGATGATTATGAAAAGTGGGAGCAGTGGATTCAAGCTAAAGATGAGTCGACAGAATTGAGGGAAGAGGATTTTGCTCGTTTTGAAAAGTTAATGGGACCTATTGAAGTAATGGATGACGACAGTGAATAACGAGAATAGAAGAGAAAAGGCATCAGGACGGCTCTGTAGAAGACGCAAGTCCACCAAAGAATTGGGTCAGCACCATTAGGCGTAATTCTTTGTGGCGGCTAGAGTCTGTTTTCTCGAACAGCGCTGCACTAAATTGCGGCGTGATCATTCAGATGGTAGAACGAGCCTATCCCCTCTCCTCCCCCTTTCGGTCTCTACTACTACCTTTCAAGAGAGCCTGCCTCGTGAACCGTCGTCATTTTCTTCAATGGAGCTTAGCTGTGGGATTGAGTGCGAAAGTCTGCGCAGCGGACCAGCCCAATGGTTGGGAGGAAGCCGACAAGGTATTGCAACAGGCAACGGCCAGCGGTCAAGTAAAGTCGGCGACGCTGCATGTTTTGCAAAAGGGTAGCGCCGTGACGCGCGCTTATGGCGCTTCGACGACGAACGATTCCATGTTCCTGCTCGGCTCGATATCGAAGCCGATTTGCGTCACCGCGCTGATGCGACTGTACGATCAAAATGAGTTTCAACTCAGCGATAAGCTCAGCAAGTACCTGCCGAAGTTCACCGGCGAGGGTAGAGAAAACGTCACGCTGCGTCATGTCTTGACGCACACCTCCGGCCTGCCAGATCAATTGGCCAACAACGCCGAGCTGCGCCGCAGCCATGCAAAACTTACGAAGTTCGTCGAGCATGCGCAGCAAGCGCCCCTTTCGTTTGCGCCTGGCACCCGCTACCAATATTCGAGCATGGGCATTCTGCTGGCGACCCACATTGCCGAGAAACTTAGCGGGAAGGATATTCTTTCGCTCGTCGAAGAGACCGTTTTCAGGCCGCTGAAAATGGAACGCTCGGCCCAAGGGCTCGGGCGGTTCTCGCTCGACGACATGGTACCAGCTCAAACCGAATTCGCCGCGCCGGAAGCAGGCAGCGGCGATCCAACGGCCAAGAGTTGGGACTGGAACAGTCTCTACTGGCGCAAGCTGGGTGCCCCTTGGGGAACGACCCATTGTTCGGCGCCCGACGTGGCGAAGTTCTTGTCGGAGTATCTCTTCGAAAGGGGTACGGTGCTCAAGCCAGAGACCGCCAGACTGGTGCGAACCAATCAAAACCCCGCCGGGCTCAAGCCACGCGGCATTGGGTTTGACGTTGGCCCTCAGCTTGGGGGCGACGGCTGTTCGGACGAAACGTTCGGCCATACCGGCTCAACCGGAACGCTGGCCTGGGCCGATCCCGCCACCGAGACGATCTGCGTCGTGCTGACTTCCCTGCCAGCACGCGCGGTAGACCCTCACCCCCGGCAACTGGCCTCGGCGCCGATCGCCGCGCGAGGTTAATCGGTGAAGTGGCGTCACCGGTCGCCAATGTCACCGAGCCGAGCGCTTGAAAAATGGTACAGAGCATTCTGCCAAGCTAGAATGTCGGCTTGTTCGGTTTCCTTGATAAGAAGCACGTTGTCAGAAGTAGTCTGTCGTGAATGTTCATCCTGTTTTCGCTGTCTTTCTCATTCTGCTGTTTGAGCCTTGGGCAGAAGGGGTTACTTGTGCTGAGACTCCCAGCAGTTGGGCAGAGACTAGCTTGACCACCGTCGCAGCCTCCCCGACTAAGCAGCAGGGATTGGTATTTCGACAGAAGTTTCGAGATCTTGAGACCTTTGCGGTGGATGTCCGTATTGATGCAACGGCGATGCCCGAAGGTGACCTTCAGTGCATCGCCGGCTTTGCAATCGGTCTTGATTCATCAGAGGATGATCCACTGACTCATTCGAAAAGTATTCGATTCGAGTTGAGGGAGGGGGATCGACGCGGGTTTTGGGATATCTGGATTGACGGCATCAACGAACCGCGTCGTGAACCGTCGCCCAAGCCTCCTGGTTGGGTTGACAATCGCCAATATCAGAAACCGTGGGAATTCACGCCGCACCCGGGTGACTACAAGTTACGGGTTTTGTGTTCCCGGGAAGACGATGGATCGCGATTGCGTTTCTACTTCGAGTACTTTGATCGCCCTGTCTATGAGTTTAAACTGAAACGGAAACTAAGCCCTGGCCATATTGGATTCTATGCCATAACAGGCGGGAACGAATCTCGTCAGAACACAGCAACCTTCCGCCAACTAACCGTTAGGGCGGTCGATGACTTAGATTCGTTTACTCAAATATCGGCGCGGGACATCGTGTTGGATGCGCTTGATTTGAACCATCCGGCGTTGAAGCAAGTTGCTGAAGCCATTCACCGCGGTGATCGAAACCAAGCCGGACAATTGCTGCTGGAACACCTGCGGACTCGTGAGACGCCCTTAGGGCCAGGGTTCAAGCCAGAGTATTGCGGCACCAACTATCGAGAAGTTGCCGACGCCGTCCTCGAAGATCGCTACGGCACGCTGGGTCCATTTCATACTTTCTCGAAAACTTACGTTGACGGCGCAGGCAACACGCAGCATTTTGTCGATGCCGATGGCACGATCCGCTGGGACCTCTGCAGCGGGCACCTCACGCGGCATTTTCACTGGGTATCTTTGGCCAAGGCATATTCCGAAACCCAAGACAAGCGGTACGCTCAGCGCTTCTCGCGCGAGGTACAAGACTGGGTCGCTCGCGAGCCATTTCTACATCCTCGCAATCCCGACATTGGCAAACTGAACTGGATGGACGGAACGACGTTCAAGTTGGGCTATCTCAATACGAGCAACATTGGCCGTCGTTGTGAAATGACCTGGTGGCCTGCCTACGATGAGTTTCGCAAATCGCCAGATTTTTCGGACCAAGCGCACTATCACATGCTTCTGGGTTTCATTCGCCAGTGCCGACTGATTATGAACCCCAGCAGCTTTGCCGCTCATGATGATGGCGGAGCCCACATCTGTGTCGCCATGTTGCAGACGGCCTTGATGCTTCCCGAGTTCAAAGAGTCAAAGCGTTGGGAGGAGGAGGCTGTGCGGCGTTGGCAAGAGGTGCTCAAGGTTCAGTTCCACGAAGATGGGAGTCATGTCAGCCTCAGCACAGGCTACAATTGGGCTTCGCTCATGGCGATGGAGAACATGATTGCTCTGTACCGTCGCGTGGGGCGAGAAGTTCCGCAGCAATTTCTGGACACCCTCGAACTCGCGTACCGACATCCCATCGCGCTTTCCCGACCGAACCAGGGTCAGATTGATCTGAATGACAGTTCTTGGGGCATGATCGATGATCACATGAGCCGCGCTTACAAGCTCTTTCCGCATCGGAACGACTTTTTGTGGATGGCGACGAAAGGAGAAGAAGGGAACGCACCTGATTATCGCTCTATCTATTTTCCAAACGCCGGCCACTTCGTGATGAGGACCGGTTGGGGCCCCAACCATCGCTATCTTTTCATGGATGCAGGCCCCGTCGGTGCTAGTCACGGCAAAGAGGATAAGCTCAACATCTATGTCGACTACGGCGGACAACAGCTTCTTGCCAGCGGCGGACGCGGCTCCTACTCAGGCGGCCCCTTCGCAGCCTATACAGGATCGACTCGGGGCTACAACACCATACTTGTCGATGGAGGCGTCCAAGCTCGAACCTACCCGAGATATGAGATCGACGGACATGTTCCCGAGCAACGGCGTTGGATGACGACCGAGCGTTACGACTACGCCGAAGGGTTTCATTCCCATGGCTGGTTTCCGCCGGGTCAACATGTGGAAGGAAAGCAAACCCGGCAGGTAATCTTCATCAAGGGAGCCAAGCCGCCTGAGACTTCGTACTGGGTTGTGTTCGATACAGTCCAGCCAGCCGATCAGAAAGAGCATCAGTACGAGGCGCTGTTTCATAGCCGACGAAACCACGCCAGCCTAGTAGACGAAGTGTCAAAGATTGTTCAGTGCTGGGATGCCGGTGCAGCGCTCCGCGTCATGCCCGTGGTCACAGAGGGACTTGATGTTGAACTCATTCATGGTCAGACCGAGCCCCACATTCAAGGCTGGCATGTCGTCGGAGAAGCTCACGCGCCGATGTGGACTCCGACTTTCAAATGGAAAGCAACCGGCACTACGACACGTGCATGGGTACTGGTGCCGGCCGGCCCCGATCAGCGGTGGTGCGTTGATCGAGTGGAGCTAGTACGAGATGACTCAAACTCCTTGATACTGCGCTGCTTTCGACCCGATGGGACGAGCGATCTTGTTTATCGCCGCTCCTTAGACGATCTTGAGGCAGGCAAATTCGAGGAGATTGAATTGTTGGGCGACGTTGGAGCGGTTTCACTCGATATCGATAGTGACATTATCGATCGATTTACGGTACCGGCACCACAGTGATGGGCATTTGCCGTCTTAACGTGCAACTTATTTCTTCGGTTCAAGTTCTTAGTTGCCTTGAATTTCGGAAACGCTACCTATTGACGTTTCTGTCATCTTGTTATTTAGGAGGGGCGCACTGACGAAGGACAAAAACTCTGGATTCCACTGGTTTCTCGTTGATTGACAAACAGGTACGCGTTCGACAACAGAGTTTGAACCTCCAAGCCATGCCCGTGCAGACGAGGTCATGGCACCCTGGCGCGTGGTCGAGTGGCCGGTTGCTGAGTCAGTCGCCCTTCAATCCCAACTCTTCAGCCACGGCCGTTAACGATCGTTCGAGTTGCTGTTCGTATTGCAGCATCGACTGGCTGAAGGTGGCGTAGTTGCTGTGGTTTGGATTGGTATAGCGAGCTAGGTCAGGCAGAATTCGGCCTAAGCTTCGTGACGATTGATGTTGCCAGTAATCGTCTCAACCCGGTCTTCCCTTTCTAAAACGTGCTTTTCACGATCAGTCGTACGGGCGCGTTTTGTTTGACCCAATCGTGAAACGCACGGGCGTCGCCTGGGTTCAAGTGAATGCAACCCGCCGAGCACATCATGGGGTATTGGTGCACGTAGACGCCCGTCTTCCATTCGATCGGCCCGACGGCATAGGGCATATCCACATTGAATTCCGTCGATCGCTTGTTCAGGTAACAATCGCTCGCTTTCAGGGTGACGTCCATGTTGTACGACCGATTACCGCTGGCGGTTACCGGTACCGTGTGACTGCCGAATTTCAAAAAGCCAAAGGCCGTACTTCCCCAACAGCCTTGGTGAGGAGCCCGCGGACAATTCTTTCGCGCGTTCAACGTGATGTTTGCACTCGCCATCAATTCATCCCCCAAAATGTGATGCGGAGTCATGGATATGCTTACGCATATCGCAGTTATAATCGCGCATATTAGACATTGGTCTTGGAACCAAATCAACAATGATTGCGCACATCTTAGTGCGGACGAGTCGGAAACGTCTCGTTCCGACTGGGTGCCACACCGCGAGGTGAACTTTGTCGAGCAAACCGCG
This genomic interval carries:
- a CDS encoding L,D-transpeptidase family protein, with product MTPHHILGDELMASANITLNARKNCPRAPHQGCWGSTAFGFLKFGSHTVPVTASGNRSYNMDVTLKASDCYLNKRSTEFNVDMPYAVGPIEWKTGVYVHQYPMMCSAGCIHLNPGDARAFHDWVKQNAPVRLIVKSTF
- a CDS encoding transposase; its protein translation is MSVTSKSPLDVLVTAWAVAERALPAYRHVNSPKKFTQHQLFACLVLKNFQRLDYRGITEQLFDCPSLTEAIELDYIPHYKPLQKAAQRLLACEEVQSLLDETVAMQMGRRKRVPDAAIDSTGLEATCASAYFVRRRKTKDSPWKTVVYQRYPKLSLVSDVRTHFILAYRVGNGPRPDVDEFQGLIDQASKRVRLHRILADAGYDSEPNHQFARDKFRLRTIIPAKHGRPTDKPASGRYRRLMQLRFDANTYRQRSQVETVMSMIKRRQGNFVRGKTDHARHKELQLMVLTHNVMILWWA
- a CDS encoding SpoIIE family protein phosphatase, whose translation is MSVTRLPIRVLAPLLFGIPVLIVGVWLSLTWNRQSQKAVTQLAEQSIDEIHRTTAEKIADVLSIPVQVCQVNKHLVLTKALPPDDLAAWRPTFVHESRTFDMLSAISWGSADGRSVWVSRYADGSTYWAIKDDSSSEMMEEWKLNSDGEVLHDTRNSFEFRLETRPWFQTPRDAKRPSWSDPYVWVGGGSGSETTLGISYGIPVYHADRTLLGIVDADYSLNDLSSYLGKLKIGKTGMAFIFSSDGKLLATSDRTEMVSSIGSQLPTTGSDNPKITAVARYLKSHRLNGETRSLIKSDGESYYLQQSPVGHEVGLDWQLLTIVPEQDFVGDIEAEFARSWMTSLVAVLLAVGLGLFAAHWLVQPLTSIGESVRRIGQGDLETRLDVQHAPEYMHLAAEINKMAEGLQDRLRMQKSLSLAMEVQRNLLPSESPQIQGLDIAGHSTYCDETGGDYYDFLDVGGTDEDTAVLVIGDVMGHGVAAALLMATARGILRSRCAVPGSLADFLNHLNDMLVVDTNGERFMTMLLITLSAQKDTIRWASAGHGPPIVYSPQTDTFPVLDGGGLPLGLMEGEKYAEYWQPNIHPGTVILATTDGLEETMNEAGEQFGKQRLEELVRANADKTAEEISQIIRQALVGYRGAGSQDDDLTFVVAKVM
- a CDS encoding heparinase II/III family protein, with the protein product MNVHPVFAVFLILLFEPWAEGVTCAETPSSWAETSLTTVAASPTKQQGLVFRQKFRDLETFAVDVRIDATAMPEGDLQCIAGFAIGLDSSEDDPLTHSKSIRFELREGDRRGFWDIWIDGINEPRREPSPKPPGWVDNRQYQKPWEFTPHPGDYKLRVLCSREDDGSRLRFYFEYFDRPVYEFKLKRKLSPGHIGFYAITGGNESRQNTATFRQLTVRAVDDLDSFTQISARDIVLDALDLNHPALKQVAEAIHRGDRNQAGQLLLEHLRTRETPLGPGFKPEYCGTNYREVADAVLEDRYGTLGPFHTFSKTYVDGAGNTQHFVDADGTIRWDLCSGHLTRHFHWVSLAKAYSETQDKRYAQRFSREVQDWVAREPFLHPRNPDIGKLNWMDGTTFKLGYLNTSNIGRRCEMTWWPAYDEFRKSPDFSDQAHYHMLLGFIRQCRLIMNPSSFAAHDDGGAHICVAMLQTALMLPEFKESKRWEEEAVRRWQEVLKVQFHEDGSHVSLSTGYNWASLMAMENMIALYRRVGREVPQQFLDTLELAYRHPIALSRPNQGQIDLNDSSWGMIDDHMSRAYKLFPHRNDFLWMATKGEEGNAPDYRSIYFPNAGHFVMRTGWGPNHRYLFMDAGPVGASHGKEDKLNIYVDYGGQQLLASGGRGSYSGGPFAAYTGSTRGYNTILVDGGVQARTYPRYEIDGHVPEQRRWMTTERYDYAEGFHSHGWFPPGQHVEGKQTRQVIFIKGAKPPETSYWVVFDTVQPADQKEHQYEALFHSRRNHASLVDEVSKIVQCWDAGAALRVMPVVTEGLDVELIHGQTEPHIQGWHVVGEAHAPMWTPTFKWKATGTTTRAWVLVPAGPDQRWCVDRVELVRDDSNSLILRCFRPDGTSDLVYRRSLDDLEAGKFEEIELLGDVGAVSLDIDSDIIDRFTVPAPQ
- a CDS encoding serine hydrolase domain-containing protein — translated: MNRRHFLQWSLAVGLSAKVCAADQPNGWEEADKVLQQATASGQVKSATLHVLQKGSAVTRAYGASTTNDSMFLLGSISKPICVTALMRLYDQNEFQLSDKLSKYLPKFTGEGRENVTLRHVLTHTSGLPDQLANNAELRRSHAKLTKFVEHAQQAPLSFAPGTRYQYSSMGILLATHIAEKLSGKDILSLVEETVFRPLKMERSAQGLGRFSLDDMVPAQTEFAAPEAGSGDPTAKSWDWNSLYWRKLGAPWGTTHCSAPDVAKFLSEYLFERGTVLKPETARLVRTNQNPAGLKPRGIGFDVGPQLGGDGCSDETFGHTGSTGTLAWADPATETICVVLTSLPARAVDPHPRQLASAPIAARG